One genomic segment of Hordeum vulgare subsp. vulgare chromosome 2H, MorexV3_pseudomolecules_assembly, whole genome shotgun sequence includes these proteins:
- the LOC123430227 gene encoding heavy metal-associated isoprenylated plant protein 20-like, translating to MDLRVHPNHSNLASKRNATYPVIFPLTSSFLVYIYTHTRPSTVLYPRTLLLQSCEIKIMGVLDHLSDLCSMTDTKAALKLRKRRPLQTVNIKVKMDCEGCERRVKNAVKSIRGVTAVSVNPKMSKVTVTGFVEPSKVLARVKSTGKVAEMWPYVPYSLTTYPYVGGAYDKKAPAGFVRGAPQAMADPGAPEVRYMNMFNDEDVNSCTIM from the exons ATGGACTTGCGCGTCCACCCTAACCATTCAAATTTAGCCAGCAAGCGAAATGCAACTTATCCTGTGATATTTCCTCTTACTTCCTCTttccttgtatatatatatacacacacacgacCCTCTACGGTTCTGTACCCAAGAACACTACTGCTTCAGTCGTGTGAGATCAAGATCATGGGCGTCTTGGATCACCTCTCCGATTTGTGCAGCATGACAGACACAAAGGCAGCCCTCAAGCTCAGGAAGAGGCGGCCACTGCAG ACGGTAAACATCAAGGTGAAGATGGACTGTGAGGGCTGCGAGAGAAGGGTCAAGAACGCCGTCAAGTCGATTCGGG GTGTGACGGCCGTGTCAGTGAACCCCAAGATGAGCAAGGTGACGGTGACGGGGTTCGTGGAGCCGAGCAAGGTGCTGGCGCGGGTGAAGAGCACCGGGAAGGTGGCCGAGATGTGGCCCTACGTGCCATACTCGCTCACCACCTACCCCTACGTCGGCGGCGCCTACGACAAGAAGGCGCCGGCGGGCTTCGTCCGCGGCGCGCCGCAGGCCATGGCCGATCCAGGGGCGCCGGAGGTCCGGTACATGAACATGTTCAACGACGAGGACGTGAACTCCTGCACCATCATGTGA